The genomic region CCAAAGCTGTAGCGGTGCTTGTATGCGATAGCGAGTATGTGTTCACAGACCAACCAAATAGGAAAtcgatttaattaaaataaccaGTAAACGCAAGAGTCATCGAAAATCATTAATCAATCAATATGCGAGCATTTCAAGTTTAATGTGTCCTTGTACCATCTTTGCGCTCGTTCTTTACATTTCATCTTTCGCAGGTGAGGTGAGCAGGATATTAGTTACCATATTAACTAATATATTCGATACTGAACCTATGACAGTTCGTCGTAAAAGTCTGAAAGGTTCAGATTTGAGAGTTTTTGCTCTAGATACAACTAAGCCTGCTACAAAGAGGAGTGCACCAGAACTCTATCAATAGCGCACTTGTTAGCTGCGTTGCACTCTCATCAGTAAACTTATTCCACTCGACGCCTCTAAGTTAGGTTAGGCTAACCCCGCTGGCATTAAGCcatgcatagaccttttggttcctagcgataccagatggagactgaCCTTTATTAAGATTTAAAGTGTATATTACGTAGGGTGGCAACGCTTTTAGCAAACCTAAGTAGTGCAGGAGGATCTATTTCTGAGAtatcttccagaccctcaaccTGTGGGACTCCCAGGCATTTCAAGcgcgtttttgataattccGGACAAAGACACAGCAGGTGCTCTAAAGTTTCCTCTTAGCATCTCACTTCCTGCATTTGTCGTTGCTAGAAAAGCCCTATCTTGTATGCATCTGCAGCAAATAGATTTTAGCCTGTCggatacctatgatagttctgcagtctttTCGCGAGAATGCAAGTACAAATTGAGTTAGTTTTTTGCCATTAGTTCTACATATGACTTTTGCAGTTtagcatgtggtcagattagtcctcCTAGCTTCCGCTTTCTTTTTCATGCAGTCGcccatttcgttgtatacttTATTTAGCGGCTTTTTTACTTCGTTCAAATAGTAGGTTAATGGCATTTTTAGCTATCTCACCTACTATTTCGTTTCCTATGATGCCTTTGTGGCCCAGTGCCCAATAGATGTGcagtttgcggctagcctttctgtTCCGTTGGGcgtttttggacttaatacaatatgaggtTAATACTTTTATTGGTGTTTAATTGTCCacgtaaataaagggttttccaataacaggtgttatatatcgctatcgagagatgattaacgatttcttatggccggaattggatggtattgatctggacaacgtttagcAACGAAAGCAtagatcttttacgggaaaagtttccggaccgtgttatctctcgaagaggtgatcacaattggccactgaggtcttgtgacttttttctttggggccacgggaaagagaaggtctacgccaacagcccagggtcgattcaagacttcaaagatggaattcgtgaggctatcgaggacatagggcatccactttgcaattcggttatggaaaatttcatgaaaaggatattaccctgtaagcgtggtcgtggtggtcattcccccgatgttattttccactattaacggcgtaCCTTCCTCttgataatgaaataaacatcatttatattaaaaaatagcatttttctttgtatatcaaaataacatcttttattggaaaaccttttatttaataggactatgaataagttcgtgcggttttttttcgaaatttgaaactttattgacgtaaaatggttacaaatttaatattcaaagtattgtccatcgcttactactcctttttcccatctttctggcaattcacggattccctttgtgaaaaattcggtcggttttgccgcaatccacgaatcgatccattttttgacttcatcgtaattacggaagtgctggtcagccaggccatgttgcatcgatcggaagagatagtaatcggatggcgcaaggtctggactatacggcgggtggggtaggacatcccatttgagcgtttctaagtatgttttgaccacttgtgcaacatgtggccgagcattgtcatgttgcaaaataactttgtcgtgtctatcggcgtattgcggccgtttttctcgcagtgctcggctcaaacgcatcaattgtcgtcggtagacatcccccgtaatcgtttcattcggtttcagtagctcataatacacaacacccagctggtcccaccagatacgcagcataaccttcaggccatgaatattctgcgccgacgtcgatgttgaagcatggccagggtatccatacgttgcccgacgttttggattgtcgtaatggacccacttttcatcgccagtcacaattcgatgcaaaaaaccctttcttttgtgccgttgaagcagttgttcgcatgccataaaacgacgttcaacgtctcttggcttcaattcatacggcacccaatggcctacctttcagatcattcccatggcttttaaacgtttggaaatggttgattgatcaactcccaaagtttttgcaacctcttcttgcgtttgagccggatcttgatcgagcaattcctccaattcggtatccatgaactttggcggcgcaccctcgcgttcttcgtcttccaagccaaaatcaccacttttaaagcgtgcaaaccacttctggcacgttcgctcagctagagtatgctcaccataaacttccaccaagatacgatgactttcggctgcttttttcttcatattaaaataatgaagaagaattccccgcaaaaacacattatttggcacgaaattcgacattttcaagtgtggtaaaaatattgttgtttacgcttcaaataaaaaacttatactgacgtttgtgccttacgacagtagctctccaatgaatgtttggaaatgtggatcgatggaataataatcaagttacgccatctgttgtaaaaccgcacgaacttattcatagtcctattattattgagttattttcagtttttgtgtaggctagctccacGGCTTTCCCAACAGCAaaaatttccgcttgaaaaatactgctcTGGTCCGGCAGCTTGATTGCCTACCTAATCTCTAGTTTTAAACAGAGTGGGAGCGGGCACTCCGTctgaagttttagagccgtctgtatagatgtgaaaagttctatagCCAGGCTTTATGGTTTTATGCCATCCATCGTCTTCAGTTGTAGTCTGAAAcgttctctcccaattaaagcgCAGAgccatgtagtctgtgcaacctgtaCTCCTCTTTCTTATTGAGCTATGTCCCAAGGTTCTATAAGTAACTACTCCAGCAGTCACTAATCTCCCCGCGGATTTTGCTGCAAGATATTCcaccataaggtcaataggtggtaTGCTAAGTATCATTTCTAGTGCCGCCTTAGGAATAGTTATCattgctcctgttatgcacagggTAACGAGTCGCTGAATTCGACGCCTCTAAGTaaaggaaaaaagtcgtcgctaATGCGTACCGTCGACCTCTCAATCCTCAAATGATAAAGCTCCACAATATCCTAGGTAGTAAgatggaattaaataaaatgggcTTTTTAGACCGAGTATTTTAGGAGCTACCAAATCTCTCGgcgcttcttggctcgacctttcaaatttcaagatGAAAGAAGAAATGGGAGATGAGATGTAAAAGGGAAGAGTTTATGTTGCTCATGTGGTATTCATTTTTGTTTCGTCTGGAAACATTCATAATTCGTGACTGTTCATCGACTAGAGAAAGTTGTGCAATCTAATTCTCGCTTTAAAAAAAGAAGCAGCCTATGAATATTGcgatattcaaattaatttacttaaacgGTGAAAGAACTATTTCTTACTTACCTATTGCTATAGCCAGTAAAAAATCTCTACGATTGAGAGTTTATAGCACTTGTCAATTATGTTCCAAAATCCAATCAGAAATTAGTCAATAATGAATCTCAATAGATGTCTGCATTTCCTTTTCCGTATTTCCTCGCTATCTGATCGTGGGTAAATCAGTTATTAAATATCATTTGACAAACTCTAATAAAGTAGGCACTTCCGAGTTGGTGGATGGAGTTCTTTTAGACAAACCATAAAAAAAAGTCAAGAGTACAACTTTCTTTGATTTATTCTGCCCCTCCCAAAACCTGCGTGCAAAGGTGAGCCAATTTGATAGAGCAAAAAGTTGGAAAGAGTGAAATGAACGTAAAAGAAATATTCTCAAAAGATAGAAAGCACGCTAAAGCCGCAAGAATTTTGTGTAGCAAACTGGGAGGAGACAATGCAAATGGAACGCTGAAACCCACGGCTAAGTGAATAGAGAAGATTGCATTAGTTGTTAAGCCCACGTCAGCGGagagtttttgtaatatatttttagaatgactcctttcatttttcatttagaaAAACTATTTCGATACTTTTCACCCAACTCGGTTGCTCACAAACTTCCACTTCCATCTGCATAAACTAGTGTCCCATTTTTGGTTAAAACTTGAAACGATTTCCCTACTTTCAAGGTCGGACTTTAGAGATGTCAATCTTGAGGAATTTTTCAATAACTCAGTTCAGTGGAGTTCATAGAGAAATGGTCTTAAAATTATTCCTTGATCTCAGCGAAATAGGAATGGGTTATTAGATCACTCAATGTGACGTTGCACGTCGAGTATCCTATTCAATGAGCAAAGCAAATTTTCTCATTTAACGAATAATTCACTGAAATTGAGGCAAACCCAGTACATACGGCAGACAACTTATATGACAGAAGATGTTGTAGGAGAAAGTTTATATTAAGCTTAGAAGGGAATCCATTCACTATTATTCACagttcctcaactacgtggccGAGATCCAGGACgaaacagacagaccactccaggatcagacagtgtacagacaggccattaacgacattcatcgggagacccttaccaccttcttaagctcccgacctccgaatgccgttatcggagtccaaccaccacctattgcagacgaagagctccagcttccccgagagtctcgcgtaaccttggcacaatttcgttctggatactgtagtaggttaaactcctacctatccagaatcgaccccgacatactaaacatatgtccagtatgtgaaggcaccccgcacgacactaaccaccttttcatataccccatcaaacccactcatctaacacctctctccctctggacccaacccgtcgaaacagccagtttcctgggcctaccgttagatgagctagacgaagacgaccggtaattacactacactgacagtgCGGCGCACCAcatttaatatatgtacttatgtatatatccCTTCAAGCGGAGCCAGACTAATCTCTAGCATAAAATTTCCTAGTGGGAAGCTTTTGCATACCTTCACTTTCTGGCATGAAATATTGTCGTACGTAAAATGTGTgggtatttataataataaaatgagaaCCAGTCATGCACCAGTCGACAACATTCTTTAGCAACAGTTACCAATAATAATTTCAatcttttgtacaaaattattatGTCTGTAACCGGTTTACTCATCACAGGTATTGCATTTACTTTACCATCACCATCACTTCGACCAAGTTATTTGTCCTTCTACGcgattatgtaaatttatttatgcattttttatgctgTCTGCtaactgaaatatttaattacaaCCATTTCCTTTGTCCTTGCAGTCAATTGATATGCTTTTTGGCGTTGCTGGTCAAGGCGCAGAACTCCATCGAACAGTTGTCAGCAGAGCCGTCGAGTGAAGTACTTTTCGAAACCTCTCACAAACGTCCTGATGAAAGTGAATTCCAAACATCACATAAAATTCCAAGGCATACTTTTTTGCCAGATTCTGATTTATTGCAGAGTGCCATGAATTTGTTACCAACAAAGGAACGCCCAGAACTGAATCCGGTTTTAAGTGCGCTCATCAATGAGGATGTCATGAAAAGCATCGAGGCCAAGCGTGCCATTGAGAAGGAGGAGTTGGAGCAAATTAAAGCTGAGCTAGACGCAGCGCGTAAGCAAGAAGAAGAGGTCGAAAATGCCGATGTCACTTACGGTGTGTTGACTACAGCGTCGCCCGTTAAGAAAGTTGCACTCGATGAGGACATAAATGTAGGTTTCGTCGATCAGGCCATTAACTTGGATGCTGCCGGTtcggaaaataacaaaaaatcacgcattgaaatcaaaaaaggacCAAATGGTCAAGATTACGAATATGAATACGTGTACTACTATGAAGACGAAGATGATGCCAAACCATCGGAGTCACCAGCTAAAGCCGATTCAAGTGAACGTGGCAAGTCTCGTTACAGCAACATTGAGCGCACCACTGCGGCGCCAACTGGCAATAGTCTCGTAAGCAACAAGGCTAAGGGTCGCTCATCAAGCATATCGGATAGCACTGGTGATGACGTTGAAGCCGAACGGCTACCTGCCAATACACGTTTCCCCAGCCGAGGCAAAAACGTTGATGCGCAACCAACACCCGCTTTGGATTCGCTTGAGAACGCAGCcgaaaagaagaaaatcagCGTAAAACGGCCTAGCTTGGAATTAGTTGACAGTGCAACCTTCAACACGGACGAGAAACAAGTGAAGGGCATCCGGAACAGTGATACCGAAACGAAATCGGCGATCGCCATTGAACAAGAACAAGCAGCCGCAGCAGCAGCTcaagcagctgagaagaaggagGCCGAGGAGAAGCAACGCCGTCAGCCTACTGTCGGCAGTGATGAGGAAAATGTGACTGTCAAGAATTTGGATGATGAGGAAGTAGAACAAACAACTTTATCAATGGAGAAGGCAGCATTGGATCTGTATGCGATTTTAGCGAATGAAAACTTTAACATGGACATGACCACTGATGCCGATACAGAGGTTACAACTGTGCTGCCAGATACCACAAATTCCGATGACGAGACCATGACCACTTTGGTCGAAGAAGAACCCAGCTCAACTACAACCACCACGACAACAACCACCACTGAAGCGactaccacaacaacaactactaccACCACCACACCCGCGCCATCGCTGTTCGGTGGCAAACGGCCTGGCTTAAATTCGCCTGGACGTAACCGTTTCAAGTTGAACAAGGGCGGCAAAAGCGAAACTAGCACGACGACAACAACAGAAGCACCAGCGGAGGCACCCAAAACAGGCAAAAGTAAAATCAAAGATTTCATTTCGGACAGAATGgttatcattaaattttttctttcccaGATCGTTTCTCACGTCCATCAATCGGCGGACGCGCGCGCCCTGGAGCACGTACCACAACCGCTGCGCCAGCGCCAGccgaagaggaagaggaagtagCCGCACCCAAAGAGGTCAAGCCAGTGAGCTCAGGTTTTGGTCGTAGCAGACGTAAGTGCCCATACACATTTCCATTTCACTATTTACACAGCTCTATCTCGCCTATTCTCCCTAGCAcgcaaccgcttcaacctacgCAGCACAACAACCACCGAAAAATCGGCCAGCGCTGACAGCGACGATGCTAATGAGGAAGCTGTATCCAGCACGACGGCGCGTTCGCTGCGCGGCGGTCGCCCAACATTAGGTCTGCGCGGTCGCAGTCGTACTACAACCGCCAAACCAGCCGCAGATAGTGAGCACAAGGAAGAAGAAGCGGCCGCTAGTGGCAACGAAGAGAAACCAGCGCCTGCACCAGCGAAACCAGCATCACGATTTGCACGCCCCGGCGGCAATCGGCTGTTGCCACGTGGTAAGCTGGCGCGTACCACTGAAGCACCTGCAGCTGATGATTCCGCAGCGGACAGCAGTCATCACAATGATGTGAAAGGTGAAGCGAATGGCGAAGAGAATGCAGAGAAAGCGGCAGAGGCAGAAGTTAAGCCCGCAGCACCACATGGACTGACTCGTCTGAAGTCGCGTCCACAACTGCACAAGACTGAGAACGCCAAGCCAAAGGCGGCACCAGCGCCAGTGGCGCCACGCAAAGTCAATCCACTATTGGCTAAGCGACGTCTGCAACTGGGACACTCCACAACGGGTGAGCCATACAAATGCCACCCTAAAAGTTGCAGCCAttttatactaatttttattcGTTTCTTTTACTTACACAGAAGCGCCCGCTGATGAGGATAACGCCACCGCTGCCGAAGATTCAAAAACGGAAGAGGAGAGCGCACCAATCGCTGCTTCCGCTGATGCGCCTGCCGATGCTGACAGTGCCAAGGATGAAACTGACGATGATACAGAAACAACAACGAAACAGCAGGCACGCGGTTTGGGACTACTAACGCAAAGAAGGCGTCTGCCACTGCGCAAACCCGGCACTATCCTGTAAATTTGTGAGCACCTGTGTGATGAATTAAATCCCAGTGTGATGGAGCACAACAATACGAAGTGTCAAACAAACAGCAAATAGAGCGTAAGCAGCACTCACCTGCTGACCTCACAATGCAGTCGTTGCTCTCTGCTTGggttaatttaaagaaaaaatcaaatatcaatTAATCACTTAATAATTTTACTATTTGTTATTTGTAGTTTGACTTGAAGAAAATACTCGTTAGAAACACATTAATTTGGCTTGATTTCGGCCACAgtcgatttttattaaatattttaatattatgtgtgttttttttttttttgatatactCATACTTAATATTTACAACGCGTAAAATGCCCTTTTGTACTCCACTGCCCGCTGCCAGTTTTGAGTGTAGTACGTACCCGTATTTTAAGTGTGTAccttttattgtataattttgtaagcatttataattacatacatacatagatacatgtgtaactacatacatacagacatgtaTACACCCAACAatcgaacaaaattttaaaattatcaaatactATTTGGAAAAGCTATTAACTTGTAATTAGTACACATGTACATGCGCCCCTAcgcataaacacatacacacacacacttagcCACCCAAGTAATGTAGGtgtattttattgtactatACGAGTACTATTTGTTCAATAATGTGTGAAgttgaattgaaaattgtaagagagaaagacaaataaaaatatcttaaacATAAATAATGCCGCTGCAACTATGAACATTCGGAACAAAACAAAGCCTACTTTCAGGCGTTACTCCAAAGGTGTTCACACACCGTATATCTACCTCGCCATCATAATTTACGAACCAACTACTCACAGGCACTTTGAATAGCATGAGTGCAGCTCATTGAGGTTACCTCATAAACTGTGTTTACAACTTCGTTATTCCACTCGTAAAATTCATGAGCAATATCAGGTTTTATTATCCACATCCATATGCACGGAGGcgcacatatgtgtgtgtgtgtttgtgttgatATTCAGTTGAGATTGTTTTGCTGCTGTTTTGGCCCACAGCTTCGATGTTTGGTTGCCTCGTTGCTTCGTTTCGCCTTTTAATAGGCTAGTGCCAAGGAAATGTCACAAAATTACCTGAATGCCTGCGGTAATGTAAATGGAATCACATTTCCAACTCGCTGCATTCGAACTTTGACTTTCTTACTTATGGGAAGCGATGCTGAAGCATACCAAATTGCATGCCCACATACATATGGACAAATAGTGAGCCCTAAAAGTATTCATAAAAATACGATTTTTGCTATTATAGTATTTAACGTATACTGTATGCAGTGTAAACCACAGGGTAGCTCTTTTATGAACCATATGCTGTTTTGACAGTTATCGCTCTTTCACGCAGGAAATCTTGCCAGAAAGCCCGCGTAGCGAAATGAGTCGCTTTACGCTTCAACAACGTTGGgatataagaataaataaataattggtgcgtacacttctttgaggtgtttggccgagctcctcttccgaTTTGTcgtttgcgtcttgatgttgttccacaattggaggggcctacagttttaagccgactctgaacggcaaataaGTTTTTATGGGGAATTTTGCAtaccagaaatacacttggaggattgcctttgcctgccgaagggAGAAAATACGAAACACGGCTATGTGACTATGTTAACAGCCAAAATTGTGATTTCAGGTGATTATCATCGAGAAGCCAATGCACTCACAAAGAGCGGCAATTTGGTTTGTTAGTTTCAGCAGAATGACACGCCATACAACGCAGACCATGTTACAATCGATCTTTTACGGGCAAGTTCGAAAACCGTTCTATCGCCTGTCTCGGCGAGGTCAATTGGCGATCTCGAAGCAGTTAGACTTTTCCGTGAATTCCCGTGAAGGAGCGATGTTATGCAAACAATCCATTAAAGATTCAGGACGTTGCGCAAACCATTCCTGGGATAGTGCCTGCAACCGTCACCAAGATCTTGGAAAACTGAGCTTTCCAGCAAATAAAAGGGCCTACAGTTTTCCTATTAAGACATGGATGAAAtcatttttcatggaagaaatgtACTCATAAGCTTTCCATTGGTTGCGGC from Anastrepha obliqua isolate idAnaObli1 chromosome 2, idAnaObli1_1.0, whole genome shotgun sequence harbors:
- the LOC129238656 gene encoding uncharacterized protein LOC129238656 gives rise to the protein MLLKIQLICFLALLVKAQNSIEQLSAEPSSEVLFETSHKRPDESEFQTSHKIPRHTFLPDSDLLQSAMNLLPTKERPELNPVLSALINEDVMKSIEAKRAIEKEELEQIKAELDAARKQEEEVENADVTYGVLTTASPVKKVALDEDINVGFVDQAINLDAAGSENNKKSRIEIKKGPNGQDYEYEYVYYYEDEDDAKPSESPAKADSSERGKSRYSNIERTTAAPTGNSLVSNKAKGRSSSISDSTGDDVEAERLPANTRFPSRGKNVDAQPTPALDSLENAAEKKKISVKRPSLELVDSATFNTDEKQVKGIRNSDTETKSAIAIEQEQAAAAAAQAAEKKEAEEKQRRQPTVGSDEENVTVKNLDDEEVEQTTLSMEKAALDLYAILANENFNMDMTTDADTEVTTVLPDTTNSDDETMTTLVEEEPSSTTTTTTTTTTEATTTTTTTTTTTPAPSLFGGKRPGLNSPGRNRFKLNKGGKSETSTTTTTEAPAEAPKTGKNRFSRPSIGGRARPGARTTTAAPAPAEEEEEVAAPKEVKPVSSGFGRSRPRNRFNLRSTTTTEKSASADSDDANEEAVSSTTARSLRGGRPTLGLRGRSRTTTAKPAADSEHKEEEAAASGNEEKPAPAPAKPASRFARPGGNRLLPRGKLARTTEAPAADDSAADSSHHNDVKGEANGEENAEKAAEAEVKPAAPHGLTRLKSRPQLHKTENAKPKAAPAPVAPRKVNPLLAKRRLQLGHSTTEAPADEDNATAAEDSKTEEESAPIAASADAPADADSAKDETDDDTETTTKQQARGLGLLTQRRRLPLRKPGTIL